One window from the genome of Maylandia zebra isolate NMK-2024a linkage group LG18, Mzebra_GT3a, whole genome shotgun sequence encodes:
- the LOC101486996 gene encoding zinc finger and BTB domain-containing protein 14, with amino-acid sequence MSDLLRYIDYDHKATFLKMLNQQRLEGEHCDVVVVVENIEFRAHRCVLAACSNYFKKLFKKQSDEDNSIVELDFIRSDIFEEVLNYMYTARLAVRKKDINMMMSSGQILGINFLDNLCTQKRELTNMKTRENQAPGDHGMRAQDAILKELAMEEVRKNSFYDQGMDSMGPGGSHVSQPHNYNTNMGKEPHSHTWGSSTSSDMKLEYLLYGHRDHGSCQSTGAKPMDHNAKKERLLTANRPYGCEHCPKAFTTAAHLKEHLKIHSGFKPHRCVVCGKAFIRGPDLKRHERVHSNERPFACQMCEKAFKHKSHLKDHERQHRGERPFNCGSCDKAFIKASDLKRHWNTMHSANPRRQMSLSPAASQQGQGDATDQRDWKMETGLHSHNSGDC; translated from the coding sequence ATGTCTGATTTACTAAGATATATCGACTATGACCACAAAGCCACCTTTCTGAAGATGCTCAACCAGCAGAGGTTGGAAGGTGAGCACTGTGATGTGGTGGTCGTGGTGGAAAACATAGAGTTCAGGGCTCACCGCTGTGTCTTGGCCGCCTGCAGCAACTATTTCAAAAAGCTCTTTAAGAAACAGAGCGACGAGGACAACTCCATCGTGGAGTTGGACTTCATCCGTTCGGATATCTTCGAGGAGGTGCTTAATTACATGTACACAGCCAGGCTGGCTGTGAGGAAGAAGGACATCAATATGATGATGTCGTCTGGTCAGATCCTGGGCATCAACTTCCTGGATAACTTGTGCACCCAGAAACGCGAGCTGACCAACATGAAAACGCGGGAAAACCAGGCTCCGGGTGACCATGGGATGAGAGCTCAGGATGCCATCCTGAAGGAGCTGGctatggaggaggtgaggaagaacAGCTTCTATGATCAGGGGATGGATAGCATGGGGCCCGGTGGCTCACACGTGTCTCAGCCGCACAACTATAACACCAACATGGGCAAAGAGCCGCACAGCCACACCTGGGGCTCATCGACCTCCAGCGACatgaagctggagtacctgCTGTATGGCCACCGCGACCACGGCTCCTGCCAGAGCACGGGAGCAAAGCCCATGGACCACAACGCCAAAAAGGAGAGGCTGCTCACCGCCAACCGCCCCTACGGCTGTGAGCACTGCCCCAAAGCCTTCACCACTGCCGCCCACCTCAAAGAGCATCTGAAGATCCACTCCGGTTTCAAGCCACACCGCTGCGTGGTGTGCGGCAAGGCCTTCATCAGGGGGCCCGACCTGAAGAGGCACGAAAGGGTCCACAGCAACGAGAGGCCCTTCGCGTGCCAAATGTGCGAAAAGGCATTCAAGCACAAGTCCCACCTGAAAGACCATGAACGGCAGCACCGGGGCGAGCGTCCCTTCAACTGCGGCTCCTGCGACAAAGCCTTCATCAAAGCGTCGGATCTGAAGCGCCACTGGAACACCATGCACAGCGCCAACCCCCGCAGACAGATGTCGCTGTCTCCCGCCGCCTCCCAGCAAGGCCAGGGAGACGCCACCGACCAGAGAGACTGGAAAATGGAGACCGGGCTACACTCGCATAACTCTGGGGACTGTTGA